The genomic stretch ATTGAGAACGGTCTCCCGGTCCGGCCAGACCCTTTTCCGTCGAACGGCCCGGGCGGCAATGGGGACCCGTTGGGCCATCCCGGTTTTTTTAGCCAGAAACCACCACCACATCCAGGAAAAAGGCAGGATGGTCGGGTCGAGCAGGACCAGTGCCCGCACCAGATCCGGCCGCTTGACGGCCAGGAGCAGACTGACCGTTCCCCCCAGGGAATGGCCTATGGCAATAACGGGTTCTTGAAGGAATTCAATAAATCGTTCCAGGTCGGCCACGAAGATATTCCAATTTTTCAGCTTACGGGGATCGGCCAAGGCCCTGGTCTTTCCATGGCCGCGATGATCCATGCCAGTGAGTCTTAGAGAAGGGGTCAATAATTTGGCCAGGGGGGAATAGGTTCCGGCACAAAACCCGGTGGCATGGGCCAGATGGGCTAAAGGCCCGGAGCCGCCGAAGTCCAGATAATGGAACTCTCCTTCGGTGTTTTTAAAAATACGACTTTCAATCATTTTATTAATCGACCCCCCTCAGCCCTTCAGCGATTCGGATGTTGACGGCCCGGTAGACCGGGAAAAGGGCGGCCACAAGGCCTACCAAAGCCGAGGCCCCCAGGGCCATCCAGAGGGTGGCTGGATGAATCCTGAAAACCGGAAAAAACATCTCCAACTGCCGGGCGACCACCCGGACAGTAGGGAAGGTGAGGCCGATGCCCAGAACCCCTCCAGCCAGGGCAATCAGCAGGGATTCCCCGGTAATCAGCTCAAACAGGGTCCAACCTCCGAACCCCAGGGTTTTTAAGACGGCATATTCGGCTACCCGCTCTCTGGCGGTCATGGCCATGGTATTGGCCAGGACAATCATAATGATAAAAATGACCACCAGGGAGATAACCTTGATGGAAACGATAATGGCCTCGGTCATGGCAATAAAACCGAGTTGAAAGGCTTTCTCGGTTTCGGTCAAGGTCTCGGCCAGGGAATTCTTGAAAAGCCGGTCGATGGTCTGGGCTATCTCCGGGCCATTGAAAGGATCGGCTAACTGGATGACATACCAGCCCACCTGGTTGGCCCGGGTTGGGGAAACGGCCTTGACCTGTTCATTCAAATAGTCCCAATGGAAAAAGAACTGACTCTCATCGACGATTTGCCGGGTGCCATGATAGACACCCCTTAACACAAATTCCCAATTTCCCGGAAAGATAACGCCGCGCAAAGGAATGATCTCTCCGATCTTCCAATGATATTTGTTGACCAGTTTCCGTCCGGCGATGCAGGCCTTTCTCTCCCGCAAGAAGGTCGACAACTCTTTTTCCGGAATGGCAATCTCCGGGTAGAGGTTGAAAAAAGATCGGGCCTCTATGGCAAACTGGGGGAAAAAGTTTTTTTCATCGATATAGATCCCTCCGAACCAGTTGGCATAAGTTACCCCCGTTACACCGGAGATCTGTTTGATTTTGGTCAAATAAGATAGAGGCAAAGGGAAGATCAAGGAAGTGGCATTCCGGGTGATCAGGCGATTGGCGGCCGAGGCTTCCACTCCGGCATACCAGGCATGAATGACGGTTCGAAGCAGGCAAAAGGCCAGGACCGCCACGGCAATACCGAAGACGGTCAGACCGGTGCGGAGCTTGTGCCTTAAGGTATTTTTTAAAGCGATCTTGAAAAATCTCATGGATCAGGGGATGACGTCGGATTCAGGATGCAAGATGGCTTCTATTCTTTCATTTCGATTTTCCATTTGACCGGGCCGTTACTGCCGTGGAGATTGCAGTTGGCTTCGGCAACCAGATCAATGGATGCGGTAATCGGGATTTTGACCTCTTTGGTAAAAGAGGCCTCTTCCGGGCGTTTGCCGCTGCTATAATCCCATCGAGCAAATTCCTTCCCATTGACTTTGAGATAGACCCAATTGATATAATGGAAAAAATTATTGGCACTGTGGGTGATGGTCAACTTGACCAGCACTTCCGACCCCTTAGCCGCTGTCTCCGGAGAGGTGATGGTAATAGCCGCTTTGTCGGCATAGAGAGGATGGGCGTTAAACAACAAAAAAATAAAAATGGAAAAAAATAACCTGCGTCTTTTCAAACTGTTCATTGAGGTACCTCCTGATGGACTCCTCGTAAAAAACCTGGATTCCCGATAAAGACGTTCGGGAATGACGAAAAAAGCCACTGTAAATGTTAAGTTAACTGCCCGGTAGAGGTCCCTCTTCCGGGGTAACTCCCGGAAGAGGGGTAGATTCTTAAATTACCAGTCTGAGCCTGAAGGCTTACATCCAACTCATTCTTCCCAGGCCGAATAGAGTCCGGGAAATGGTTCCGATGAGTATAAATACTACGATGCTGATCACGATAGTGATAATAAAATACCCCAGGGCTTTGTCCTTGGGCGTGTCCATCAAAACAGGCAGGCCTAAATAAAAAACATAAAGGCTGTAAAGTGAGATGAGGACGGCAATGGGAGAGAGGACCGGTAAAATCATGAGGATACCGGCGATCCAGGAAGGGGTCCAGGAAAAGACCGCCACCTTCATGGCGTTGACCAGATTTTTTTGGGAGCCGAAGCTGGGGGCCAGGGCATCGATAACCTGGGCGACGATATAGAGCCCCACCATGGATAAGACATAGGAAACCACGGCATGGCTGATCCCCATTCCCAGGGGGGAACGGTAATAAACCCCCATCATAGAAATACCGAGCAGAGAAAGCCCAATAAAAGAGGCTATGGGTGGGATGGCTGCCAATATGACCGCATAAGAGGTGTAAAGTTCTTTGATGGTCGTCTGTTCCGTTTTGATTACGGCCCAGGTTTCCTTGGGTTTCAAGATAATGTCTTTTACCCTTTGAACAATGTCCATAGTAAACCCCCTTTTATTTTTTTAAAAATTTTAACCGCTTCAGGAATGTTATACTGAAATCGCCTATCGAGGTCAAATAGAAAAAACCGGGGGTAGTGTCCTATTAGGACACTACCAAACCGGGAATGGTCAGGACCCCCGATTTCCTTTTTCTGTTAAACTTTTTATCGGCGATTTTGTTAATGGGCTGGATTTATTGGCCTCAACCTATGGGAATAAGAGGATGAAAATAAGAATTATTCTTCAAGCAATCTGTTTCTTGACAAAAAACAACCATCTAAGATAAATTAACTAATTTAATCCTCTCATGTCCCGGGGGACGACAAGGAACAGGGAAATTCTTTTTAGAGGCTATGGGCTATAGGCAATAGGCTATGGGCAGGGTAAAATTGTTTTTTTCGCCTATAGCCTCTTGAAACTTGCCTCTTGAAACCTGAAACTTGGAACTTGAAACTCGCAACTTTTTCTTGCCAAAGGAATGACTATGCCAGAATGGGAAGCGGTAATTGGCCTGGAAATTCATGCCCAATTATTGACCGCCAGTAAGATCTTTTGTGGTTGTTCAACCCGATTCGGGGCCGAACCCAATACCCATACCTGTCCGGTTTGTCTGGGGTTGCCCGGCTCTCTGCCGGTTCTCAATAGAAAGGTGGTCGAATATGCCATGCGCATGGCCCTGGCCACCCATTGCACTATTGCCCCTTACAGCTTATTCGCCAGGAAAAATTATTTCTACCCTGATCTGCCCAAGGGGTATCAGATTTCCCAGTATGAATTCCCCCTGGCGGAAAAAGGATGGATCGACATTGAAGCCGACGGCCCGGCCAAAAGGGTCGGAATTACCCGGATCCATATTGAAGAAGATGCCGGGAAGCTGATCCATGATGATATGCGGCCGGTCAGCTATGTGGATTTTAATCGGACGGGGGTTCCTTTAATTGAGATTGTCGGCGAACCCGATTTACGGACCCCCGGAGAGGCCGGAGAATACCTGCGGCGGTTACGGGAGATCTTGCGTTATTTAGAGATCTGCGACGGCAACATGGAAGAGGGCAGTTTCCGTTGTGACGCCAATATTTCTCTCCGCCCTTTAGGCGCTACGGGATTCGGGACCAAGGCCGAGTTGAAAAATATGAACTCCTTCAAACACGTTGAGAATGCCCTGGAATTTGAAATCAGACGACAACGGGCCGTCCTGGATGATGGAGGAGAATGTGTACAGGAAACAAGACTTTGGGATGCAGCCCGGGGGGTAACCCTGTCTATGCGGGGCAAGGAAGAGGCCCATGACTACCGTTATTTCCCGGATCCGGATTTGATTCCCCTGGAAATAAGCGGGGATTGGATCGAAACGGTGCGGAACGGCCTGCCCGAGCTGCCGGAAGCCAAACGCCGCCGTTTTGTCAGCCAATTCGGTCTTCCTGAATATGATGCCCAGGTCTTGACCTCTTCCAAGGGGCTGGCCCATTTTTTTGAAGAATGCCTGAGGCTTCATCCCCAACCGAAAACGCTCAGCAACTGGATCATGGTGGAATTAATCCGGGAATTAAAAAGGGCAGAAAAAGATATCGAGCAATGTCCGGTCTCGGCCGGGAATCTGGCCGCCCTTCTGGATCTGATTCAGGAAGGGGTGATCAGCGGCAAGATCGCTAAAACCGTTTTTGAAGAGATGTTCGAAACCGGTAAGTCTCCTAAAGCCATTGTCGAAGACAGGGGCTTGGTTCAGATGACCGACAGCAGCCAGATCCAGGCCGTTATTGAAGAAATTCTTAAGGCTAATCCGGATAAAATTGTGGAATATAAAAACGGGAAAACCAAGCTTTTGGGATTTTTTGTCGGTGAAGTCATGAAAAAGACCCAGGGCAAGGCCAATCCGAAGATGGTGAATGAGATTTTGAAAGAAAAGTTGGGGCAATGAGTAAGGAAGTGGAACAGGCATTTTAAGAGTCAGGCAGGATGCCTGACCTATTAAAAAAGAATGGACTTTTGCACGAGGCTCTAAGGTTTAATTAATCTCAGAAAATAGGTCAGGCATCCTGCCTGACAAACGCTTTATGAATATTTCCCGATTAAATTTAAGTGGATATCCGTCTTTTATAACAACCAAAACGATGAACAATTATCCTTTTTTCTCGAATAATGCAAATGCTGAATGTTTGGTTTCAGGTCTGCTTTTTGGCCGGAGGAACAACTGGCTTGATCTTGTTGCCTTTGTAATTATGCCTGACCATCTTCATTTGATTATTATTCCAAAAGAGAAAAATGTTTCCCAATGTTTGCACAGTATTAAGAGCTTCTCAAGCAAAGAGATCAACAAAAATAGCCAGCACAAAGGTTCAGTATGGCAATCCAGTTTTAGGGATTTAACGTTATGGTCAGAAGAAGTAGTCATCGAAAAGATAAATTATATTCATAATAATCCGGTTAGAAAAGAAATGGTTTCTGATCCGGGGAATTATCGATATTCATCGGCGAATACAAGATATGAGAAGGAATTGTTTAGATCATTTTAAGAAGTCAGGCAAGATGCCTGACCTATTTAAAAAAGAATAGACTTTTGCACGAGGCTCTAAGATTTAATTAATCTCAGAAAATAGGTCAGGCAAGATGCCTGACCTATTATGTGGGGTGAATTAATCTCAGAAAACCGATTATGAGATTTGAATTGATCCAAGAAAACCGATTGTGAGGCGTTCGTAAAAAGTCCAAAAGCGCCGATTTACGTCATTCCCGTGAAAACGGGAATCCAGTGTTTTTAATTAGTTACATATAGCCTGGATTCCCGCCTTCGCGGGAATGACGAGTTTTTACGAGACCATCAATTGTGAGATTTGAATTATTTTTAGAAAATAGGTCAGGCATCTTGCCTGACAACAGGACTTCTAATGATCAAAACCATTGAATGGAAAAATGATCGGGTCATCATGATCGATCAACGGAAACTCCCCCAGCAGGAGACTTATGTCCATTGTTCCAATTACCGGCAAGTCATCAAGGCCATTAAAGAAATGGTCATCCGGGGGGCCCCGGCTATCGGGGTTGCCGCAGCCATGGGATTGGCTCTGGGGGCCAAAGAAATAGAGGCCGAAAACCTTGGGGCCTTCAAGGTCCGGTTCAATAAAATCTGTCTGGAAATGGGGGGTGCCAGACCTACGGCGGTCAATCTTTTTTGGGCCATTAAGAGGATGGAGAAGGTCGTCGCGAACGGCTTCATTCAAAAAATCGACCCCCTGAAGAAGGCCTTGATCCGTGAGGCCCGGAATATGCTGACCGAGGACATTGAAATCAATAAGCGTTTGGGATCGATAGGCCAGGAAGTCATTAATAAAGGGGCCACCATCCTGACCCACTGCAATGCCGGGGCCTTGGCCACCGGGGGCTATGGAACGGCCCTGGGTGTAATCCGGGCGGCCCAGGAGGCCGGGAAAGAGGTCCGGGTCATTGCCGATGAGACCCGTCCCTTTCTGCAAGGCGCCAGATTAACCGCCTGGGAATTGGTCAAAGATCACATCCCGGTGACCCTGATCACCGATAGTATGGCCGGCTGTCTGATGCAGAAAGGTTTGATTGATGTGGTCATCGTCGGAGCAGACCGGATTGCCGCCAACGGAGATACGGCCAATAAAATCGGAACCTATTCAGTGGCCGTATTGGCCAGGGAGCACCATATCCCTTTTTATGTGGCTGCCCCCTGTTCGACTATAGATATTCAGATTAAAGGCGGTGAGGCCATCCCTATTGAGGAACGGAATGAAAAAGAGGTTACGCATCTGGCCGGCAAGAGGATAGCCCCGCCGGGGATCACCATCATGAATCCGGCCTTTGATGTAACCCCCCATTCTTATATTTCCGGTATCATTACCGAGAAGGGGATATTGAAACCTCCCTACCGGCGCAGTATCGCCAGGGCGTTGGAAAAATGATTTTTCTTCGCGACAAGCACTTGTCGCCCCGGGGAGCATGACGAACCATGAAAAAGCGAATATCGAATATCGAATATCGAATATCGAATGACGAAGGAGAGTTTCTTTTAAACTCCGAACTCCGAACTCTGAACTCCGAACTCAGTCTTAAGAGGCTCTTATGGTTTTAGCCGGTTCTGAAGTTCAGGAAATGGTGAAGGCCATCCAGTCCTTCCCCAAAAACAAGGTCCTGGTGGTCGGCGATATTATGATGGATGAATTTCTTTGGGGAGAAGTTTCCCGCATCTCTCCCGAGGCCCCGGTTCCAATCGTTAAGGTGGAGAAGGAAACTTTTCTATTGGGAGGGGCGGCCAATGTGGTGAATAATTTATTGGGGCTTAAAGGCCAGGTTTTATTAGCCGGGGTCATCGGTTCCGACAGCATGGGCCGAAGACTGATCCGGAAACTTCAATCGTTGGGTACGACTACCGAAGGTATCGTGGTCGAAGAAGGAAGGCCGACGGCCATTAAAACCCGGGTTATTGCCCATCATCAGCAGGTGGTCCGGGTAGACCGGGAAAAAGTCGGTCCTATTCTCCCCGAAACTCTAAGAGCTATTCTGAACATTATCAGAAAAAATATTTCCCAAATTCGGGGGATCATCGTTTCCGATTATGGGAAAGGGGTGGTTTCCCAGGAACTGATGATCGGTTTGAAAAAGATCGCCGGGAAAAATGCCATTCCCGTTTTGGTGGATCCAAAACCCCACAACATGGGCTGGTATGATCAGGTTACGGTGATCACCCCCAATCACCTTGAGGCCGAGATGGCCGTAGGAAAAAAGATCGAATCCAAGGAAGATCTCCTTTGGGCGGGAAGGTATCTTCTGAAAAAAACAAAATGTGAATCGGTCCTGATCACCAGGGGGCGCGAAGGCATGACCCTTTTTTTAAAAAACAAGAAGGTTGAGCATATCCCCACGGTGGCCCAAAAGGTATTTGATGTAACCGGGGCCGGGGATACGGTTATTGCTACACTTATTCTTTCACTGGTTTCGGGGGTGAATATGATCCAGGCTTGTAAGATGGCCAATTTTGCAGCGGGTATTGTAGTAGGAGAAGTGGGGACCGCTGCCGTTAAGGCCGGGGATTTGATCAGGGTTTTGAAGGAAGCGGTTAAATAGCTCGAAATAGGGATCAGGGATCAGGGATCAGGGGTCGGGGGGCTTCGTGGCGCCCCGGAGGGGCAGAAAGATTCAACAAGGATCAGTTTATGGCCAATTATTTAGTCACCGGCGGGGCGGGATTCATCGGGTCCCATATTGCCGAAGCGCTTTTAAAAGAAGGGCATCTGGTTCGGGTCCTGGATAACTTTTCAACCGGTCATCGGAGAAATCTCCAGGAAATTCAGGCCGCTTCTCCATCGAGTCTGGAAATTATCGAAGGGGATGTACAAGACCGGAAGGCCTGCGATCAGGCGGTTTCCGGAATGGACTTTGTTTTTCATGAAGCGGCCCAGATTTCCGTGCCCAAATCGGTTGATGACCCGGAAAGCACTCAGGCGGTCAATATTCAGGGAACGTTGAATGTGCTGCTGGCCTGCAAAAAAGCCGGGATTCAAAGGGTGGTTTTGGCCAGTTCGACGGCTGTTTACGGGGACAGTCCCCTGGAAGAAAAAACGCCTAAACCTAAACGGGAATCTATGACCCCCAATCCCCTTTCCCCCTATGCCTTAAGCAAATTAGTGGGCGAATATTATTGCCGCCTTTTCTCCAGACTCTATGACCAGCAGGCCGTGGCCTTGCGCTATTTTAATGTCTTTGGACCGAGACAGGACCCCAATTCGGAATATGCCGCCGTGATCCCCAAATTTATTGAACGCCTCCTCCAGGACAGCCCGGCGATAATCTATGGAGATGGAAAGCAATCCAGGGATTTCGTTTTTGTCGGGGATGTGGTCCAGGCCAATCTTAAGGCCTGCCGTCAGGCCGGGATCGAAGGAGAGGTTTTTAATGTGGCTTCCGGGCGGTCGTATACCCTTTTACAATTATTGGGGCACTTACAAAAAATTATTCAATCCGCCCAGGAACCGGTTTTTGCACCGGCCAGAGCGGGCGACATCCGGTATTCCAAGGCGGACATTCAAAAGGCCAGAAAAACGCTGGGTTTTCAACCGGGGGTGGGGCTTCGTCAAGGCTTGAAAGCGACCGTTGAATATATGAAAAAGGCGCAAGGCGTGAGGCGTGAGGCGTGAGGAAAAAAATAAATGCTCAAAGCTGAAAGTTCACAGGAAGCAACTATAAATCGGCGCGAGGAGGAACAACCAAGGTGAATATTTGTGTTATCGGAGTGGGCTATGTGGGATTGGTTACCGGGGCCTGTTTTGCGGAGTTCGGGATACGGGTAACTTGCGTGGACAACGACCAGGAAAAGATCAAACGTCTTAAACATGGGAAGATCCCCATTTATGAGCCCGGTCTGGAAGAAATGGTTGCCAAGAATGTAAAAGAGAATCGCCTTTCTTTTACCGGTAATTTGGAAGAAGGGGTCAGACAGTCTTTGGTTATCTTTATCGCCGTAGGCACCCCTTCCGATTCGCAGGGGAAAGCGGATTTGCGTTACGTCAAAGAAGTGGCCCAGGCCATCGGCCGGACCATGGACGGCTATAAATTGATTGTGACCAAGAGTACCGTCCCGGTGGGGACCGGTAAGATCATCCATGGAATTATCCGCAAGAATCAAAAAGAAAAATTGCCCTTTGACATTGTGTCTAACCCGGAGTTTTTGCGGGAAGGGTCGGCCATTGAGGATTTTTTAAGGCCCAACCGGGTGGTGATCGGGGCCGAAAGCGATCAGGCCATAGCCATCATGAAAGATCTCTACTCCCCGCTCTATCTCATTGAGACCCCTTTTGTGATTACCACGGTGGAAACGGCTGAAATGATCAAATACGCTTCCAATGCCTTTCTGGCCACCAAAATATCCTTCATCAATGAGATGGCCAATCTTTGCGAAAAAGTGGGGGCTGATGTCCACCAGGTGGCCAAGGGGATGGGTCTGGACCACCGGATCGGCGCAAAGTTTTTGCACCCCGGTCCGGGATTCGGGGGATCTTGTTTCCCCAAAGATACTTCCGCCTTGGCGCAACTGGCCGATTCCCTCGGCTATGATTTTGAGATCGTCAAGTCGGTCATCCGGGTCAATCAACGTCAAAAGCAGAGGATGGTCGAAAAGATCCTTCAGGCCGTCGGTCCGGTTAAAGGGAAAACCCTGGGGATTTTGGGCCTCACCTTTAAACAAAATACCAACGACATTCGGGAGGCCCCGGCCCTTTACATCATCAAAAAACTGGAATCTTTGGGGGCCCGGATCAGGGCCTATGATCCGGCCGGTATGGACGAAGGCCGAAAGATATTAAAGAAGGTTCTCTTCCAGGAGAACCTGTACGATGTTGGAAAGGGAGCCGATGCCTTGATCCTGGTTACAGAATGGAACCCTTTTCGGACCATTGACTGGGACAAGATGAAATCCCTGCTGAAACAACCGGTAGTCATCGATTTGAAAAATATGTATGAACCGGTCAAGATGCATCAATTAGGGTTAAGATACTATTGCGTAGGCAGACCTGCTGTTGAGTAAACCTAAAGAACCTTTACCGGCGAAACTCCTTATCGCCCTCATCTATAAGGAAAGGGCAGCGGCCCAGTCCGGGTGGATGGCCATTGAAAAAACCTGGGGGGCCCTGGATTTTCTTTCCGAGGTGAGGCCCTTCGATTATACCGGCTACTATGAACAAGAGATGGGCCGTCCGTTATATCGCCGCTGGGCCACCTTCCGGGAACTGGTCCCTCAAGACCGTTTGGCGGAAATTAAATGGCAGGCCCTGGATTTGGAAAAGCAGTGGCTTTGCGACGAGAAGCGCCGGTTGAATCTCGATCCAGGGTTGTTAACGGCCGAAAGGCTGGTCCTGGCCACCGGAAAGAATTACAGCCATCGTATTTATCTCGGAAAAGGAATCTTTGGGGATTTGACCCTGGTTTTTACTAAAGGGAGCTATCAGCCCTTGCCCTGGACCTATCCGGATTATCGAGATGAACCGTCTATCTGGATGTTTAATAAGATCAGAGAAAAATATTTGAAAGAAATTGCGGATTGCGGAATGCGGAATTAAAGGAATAATAAAGATTATGATTAAAAGCATGACGGGATTTGCCCAATTGGTGTTTTCGGATAAGGACCTGCAGATTACCCTGGCGGTCCGGACCTATAATAACCGTTTTTTGGATATCAATTTGAGGTTGAATAATGCCTTTTATCCTTTAGAAGACCGGATCAAGACCTACATCGCCTCCCGAATCTCGAGAGGTCGTGTGGAGATTTCCATCCAGTTGGCCTCTCAGGAAAAAATCCGGAACGGAAACATAGGCCTTAATTGGCCCCTGGCTAGGGCCTATCACGGTTTATTGACCGAATTAAAAGAAAAGTTGAAAATTCCCGGCCCGGTAGATCTGGGCCATCTTCTTTCCCTGAAAGACGTGGTCGTTTACCAGGAGGGCGCCTTTTCCGAAGAAACCCTTTGGAAAAAACTCTCCTCCCCGTTAAAAAAGGTTTTCGATTCTCTTCAAAAAATGCGTAGCGAAGAAGGCCGGAATCTGGGCCGGGATTTGTTAGAGCGCCTTGGATCGGTTCAAAAGGTGGCTGACCAAATCTCCCTAAAAATTCCTTTGGTCGTCGGAGCCTATCAGGGCCGCCTGAAGGATCGAATCGAGAAGCTGGCTAAAGGAGTGGAGGTGGACCCCATCCGTCTGGCCCAGGAGGTGGCTATTTTGGCCGACCGCTCGGATATTTCGGAAGAGCTGATCCGACTGGGCAGTCATATTAAACAATTTAAGGCCCTGTTTAAAGAACTGCAACCTGTGGGGAAAAAGATGGAATTCCTCCTGCAGGAAATGAACCGGGAAACAAACACCATCGGATCGAAAAGTATAGATAGCGAGATTTCCCATCACGTCGTGTCGATCAAGGCCGAACTGGAAAAATTGCGGGAACAAGTTCAGAATATTGAATAAGGAGAAATCATGGACCCAAAATTGTTGAACATCGGTTTTGGTAATTCGGTCGTTTCGGACCGGGTAGTTGCCATATTAACCCCCACCTCTTCCCCCATGAAACGATTAAGGGAGGAGGCACGGGATGGAAAACGATTGATCGACGCTACGCAGGGCCGGAAAACCCGCTCCATCATCGTCACCGACAGCAACCATGTGATTCTCTCGTCCAGTCTGGCCGAGACTATCGCCCAGAGGTACAGTTCCGACGGGGCCGGGAAAGAAGATGAGTCTAAAAATTCAAAATAAAAAATCCGGGAACCTTTTTATCCTTTCCGGTCCGTCAGGCGTAGGGAAGACGACTCTGAGAGAGGCCCTTCAAGCCAGAAGGCCCGGCCTCCGATTTTCTGTTTCCTGGACCACCCGTTCCCCGCGGCCGGGTGAAGTAAAGGGACAGGATTATC from Deltaproteobacteria bacterium encodes the following:
- a CDS encoding alpha/beta hydrolase, producing MIESRIFKNTEGEFHYLDFGGSGPLAHLAHATGFCAGTYSPLAKLLTPSLRLTGMDHRGHGKTRALADPRKLKNWNIFVADLERFIEFLQEPVIAIGHSLGGTVSLLLAVKRPDLVRALVLLDPTILPFSWMWWWFLAKKTGMAQRVPIAARAVRRKRVWPDRETVLNAYRSKGSFKWWQDGFLEAYLDHGMNPGGNGSIRLRCDPAWESRCFSACPHDIWQYIPKIKCPTLVLYGKDSDTFLAPAAKRFKKNYPPAVLNGLPKTSHFVPMERPEETREAVLGFLNRSLITR
- a CDS encoding ABC transporter permease; translated protein: MRFFKIALKNTLRHKLRTGLTVFGIAVAVLAFCLLRTVIHAWYAGVEASAANRLITRNATSLIFPLPLSYLTKIKQISGVTGVTYANWFGGIYIDEKNFFPQFAIEARSFFNLYPEIAIPEKELSTFLRERKACIAGRKLVNKYHWKIGEIIPLRGVIFPGNWEFVLRGVYHGTRQIVDESQFFFHWDYLNEQVKAVSPTRANQVGWYVIQLADPFNGPEIAQTIDRLFKNSLAETLTETEKAFQLGFIAMTEAIIVSIKVISLVVIFIIMIVLANTMAMTARERVAEYAVLKTLGFGGWTLFELITGESLLIALAGGVLGIGLTFPTVRVVARQLEMFFPVFRIHPATLWMALGASALVGLVAALFPVYRAVNIRIAEGLRGVD
- a CDS encoding YIP1 family protein — protein: MDIVQRVKDIILKPKETWAVIKTEQTTIKELYTSYAVILAAIPPIASFIGLSLLGISMMGVYYRSPLGMGISHAVVSYVLSMVGLYIVAQVIDALAPSFGSQKNLVNAMKVAVFSWTPSWIAGILMILPVLSPIAVLISLYSLYVFYLGLPVLMDTPKDKALGYFIITIVISIVVFILIGTISRTLFGLGRMSWM
- the gatB gene encoding Asp-tRNA(Asn)/Glu-tRNA(Gln) amidotransferase subunit GatB; the protein is MPEWEAVIGLEIHAQLLTASKIFCGCSTRFGAEPNTHTCPVCLGLPGSLPVLNRKVVEYAMRMALATHCTIAPYSLFARKNYFYPDLPKGYQISQYEFPLAEKGWIDIEADGPAKRVGITRIHIEEDAGKLIHDDMRPVSYVDFNRTGVPLIEIVGEPDLRTPGEAGEYLRRLREILRYLEICDGNMEEGSFRCDANISLRPLGATGFGTKAELKNMNSFKHVENALEFEIRRQRAVLDDGGECVQETRLWDAARGVTLSMRGKEEAHDYRYFPDPDLIPLEISGDWIETVRNGLPELPEAKRRRFVSQFGLPEYDAQVLTSSKGLAHFFEECLRLHPQPKTLSNWIMVELIRELKRAEKDIEQCPVSAGNLAALLDLIQEGVISGKIAKTVFEEMFETGKSPKAIVEDRGLVQMTDSSQIQAVIEEILKANPDKIVEYKNGKTKLLGFFVGEVMKKTQGKANPKMVNEILKEKLGQ
- a CDS encoding transposase, yielding MNISRLNLSGYPSFITTKTMNNYPFFSNNANAECLVSGLLFGRRNNWLDLVAFVIMPDHLHLIIIPKEKNVSQCLHSIKSFSSKEINKNSQHKGSVWQSSFRDLTLWSEEVVIEKINYIHNNPVRKEMVSDPGNYRYSSANTRYEKELFRSF
- the mtnA gene encoding S-methyl-5-thioribose-1-phosphate isomerase, encoding MIKTIEWKNDRVIMIDQRKLPQQETYVHCSNYRQVIKAIKEMVIRGAPAIGVAAAMGLALGAKEIEAENLGAFKVRFNKICLEMGGARPTAVNLFWAIKRMEKVVANGFIQKIDPLKKALIREARNMLTEDIEINKRLGSIGQEVINKGATILTHCNAGALATGGYGTALGVIRAAQEAGKEVRVIADETRPFLQGARLTAWELVKDHIPVTLITDSMAGCLMQKGLIDVVIVGADRIAANGDTANKIGTYSVAVLAREHHIPFYVAAPCSTIDIQIKGGEAIPIEERNEKEVTHLAGKRIAPPGITIMNPAFDVTPHSYISGIITEKGILKPPYRRSIARALEK
- the rfaE1 gene encoding D-glycero-beta-D-manno-heptose-7-phosphate kinase encodes the protein MVKAIQSFPKNKVLVVGDIMMDEFLWGEVSRISPEAPVPIVKVEKETFLLGGAANVVNNLLGLKGQVLLAGVIGSDSMGRRLIRKLQSLGTTTEGIVVEEGRPTAIKTRVIAHHQQVVRVDREKVGPILPETLRAILNIIRKNISQIRGIIVSDYGKGVVSQELMIGLKKIAGKNAIPVLVDPKPHNMGWYDQVTVITPNHLEAEMAVGKKIESKEDLLWAGRYLLKKTKCESVLITRGREGMTLFLKNKKVEHIPTVAQKVFDVTGAGDTVIATLILSLVSGVNMIQACKMANFAAGIVVGEVGTAAVKAGDLIRVLKEAVK
- a CDS encoding SDR family oxidoreductase, with the protein product MANYLVTGGAGFIGSHIAEALLKEGHLVRVLDNFSTGHRRNLQEIQAASPSSLEIIEGDVQDRKACDQAVSGMDFVFHEAAQISVPKSVDDPESTQAVNIQGTLNVLLACKKAGIQRVVLASSTAVYGDSPLEEKTPKPKRESMTPNPLSPYALSKLVGEYYCRLFSRLYDQQAVALRYFNVFGPRQDPNSEYAAVIPKFIERLLQDSPAIIYGDGKQSRDFVFVGDVVQANLKACRQAGIEGEVFNVASGRSYTLLQLLGHLQKIIQSAQEPVFAPARAGDIRYSKADIQKARKTLGFQPGVGLRQGLKATVEYMKKAQGVRREA
- a CDS encoding UDP-glucose/GDP-mannose dehydrogenase family protein codes for the protein MNICVIGVGYVGLVTGACFAEFGIRVTCVDNDQEKIKRLKHGKIPIYEPGLEEMVAKNVKENRLSFTGNLEEGVRQSLVIFIAVGTPSDSQGKADLRYVKEVAQAIGRTMDGYKLIVTKSTVPVGTGKIIHGIIRKNQKEKLPFDIVSNPEFLREGSAIEDFLRPNRVVIGAESDQAIAIMKDLYSPLYLIETPFVITTVETAEMIKYASNAFLATKISFINEMANLCEKVGADVHQVAKGMGLDHRIGAKFLHPGPGFGGSCFPKDTSALAQLADSLGYDFEIVKSVIRVNQRQKQRMVEKILQAVGPVKGKTLGILGLTFKQNTNDIREAPALYIIKKLESLGARIRAYDPAGMDEGRKILKKVLFQENLYDVGKGADALILVTEWNPFRTIDWDKMKSLLKQPVVIDLKNMYEPVKMHQLGLRYYCVGRPAVE
- a CDS encoding DUF4416 family protein — translated: MSKPKEPLPAKLLIALIYKERAAAQSGWMAIEKTWGALDFLSEVRPFDYTGYYEQEMGRPLYRRWATFRELVPQDRLAEIKWQALDLEKQWLCDEKRRLNLDPGLLTAERLVLATGKNYSHRIYLGKGIFGDLTLVFTKGSYQPLPWTYPDYRDEPSIWMFNKIREKYLKEIADCGMRN